In Acinonyx jubatus isolate Ajub_Pintada_27869175 chromosome A3, VMU_Ajub_asm_v1.0, whole genome shotgun sequence, a genomic segment contains:
- the FAM210B gene encoding protein FAM210B, mitochondrial isoform X1 translates to MAGLLALLGPAGRVGARVRPRATWFLGAAAPCAPPPLLLPLLRPGPDAPLLRAARGHSQGHQEGERNPVRHESRRFLPQHISPSVVCAQDPGKLTATTGGDGGSTEEKKPSKSQQLRKIFQEYGAVGVSLHIGISLISLGVFYMVISSGVDMSAVLLKLGFKESLVQSKMAAGTSTFVVAYAIHKLFAPVRISITLVSVPFIVRYFRKVGFFKPPAAKP, encoded by the exons ATGGCCGGGCTGCTGGCGCTGCTGGGCCCAGCGGGCCGGGTGGGCGCCCGGGTCCGGCCTCGCGCTACCTGGTTCCTGGGTGCCGCTGCCCCCTGCGCGCCGCCGCCCCTGTTGCTGCCGCTGCTCCGGCCCGGGCCCGACGCCCCGCTGCTGCGTGCGGCCCGCGGGCACAGCCAAGGCCACCAG GAAGGAGAGCGGAACCCTGTGCGACACGAAAGCCGCCGATTCCTGCCCCAGCACATCTCCCCTTCTGTGGTCTGTGCACAGGACCCCGGCAAACTCACTGCGACGACAGGCGGGGACGGCGGCAGCACGGAGGAGAAAAAGCCAAGCAAGTCACAGCAGCTGAGAAAGATTTTTCAAGAGTATGGTGCTGTTGGAGTGTCGCTGCACATTGGAATCTCCTTGATCTCCTTGGGCGTATTTTACATGGTCATTTCAAG CGGTGTGGACATGTCTGCAGTCCTGCTTAAACTCGGATTTAAGGAGTCACTGGTACAGTCAAAAATGGCGGCGGGCACAAGTACCTTCGTGGTGGCCTACGCCATCCACAAGCTGTTTGCACCCGTGAGAATCAGCATTACCTTGGTTTCCGTGCCCTTCATCGTCAGATATTTTCGCAAAGTGGGATTTTTTAAACCTCCAGCTGCAAAGCCTTGA
- the FAM210B gene encoding protein FAM210B, mitochondrial isoform X2 codes for MAGLLALLGPAGRVGARVRPRATWFLGAAAPCAPPPLLLPLLRPGPDAPLLRAARGHSQGHQDPGKLTATTGGDGGSTEEKKPSKSQQLRKIFQEYGAVGVSLHIGISLISLGVFYMVISSGVDMSAVLLKLGFKESLVQSKMAAGTSTFVVAYAIHKLFAPVRISITLVSVPFIVRYFRKVGFFKPPAAKP; via the exons ATGGCCGGGCTGCTGGCGCTGCTGGGCCCAGCGGGCCGGGTGGGCGCCCGGGTCCGGCCTCGCGCTACCTGGTTCCTGGGTGCCGCTGCCCCCTGCGCGCCGCCGCCCCTGTTGCTGCCGCTGCTCCGGCCCGGGCCCGACGCCCCGCTGCTGCGTGCGGCCCGCGGGCACAGCCAAGGCCACCAG GACCCCGGCAAACTCACTGCGACGACAGGCGGGGACGGCGGCAGCACGGAGGAGAAAAAGCCAAGCAAGTCACAGCAGCTGAGAAAGATTTTTCAAGAGTATGGTGCTGTTGGAGTGTCGCTGCACATTGGAATCTCCTTGATCTCCTTGGGCGTATTTTACATGGTCATTTCAAG CGGTGTGGACATGTCTGCAGTCCTGCTTAAACTCGGATTTAAGGAGTCACTGGTACAGTCAAAAATGGCGGCGGGCACAAGTACCTTCGTGGTGGCCTACGCCATCCACAAGCTGTTTGCACCCGTGAGAATCAGCATTACCTTGGTTTCCGTGCCCTTCATCGTCAGATATTTTCGCAAAGTGGGATTTTTTAAACCTCCAGCTGCAAAGCCTTGA